Part of the Alphaproteobacteria bacterium genome, GCAGCGACTGTTCCTGAATACGTAATATCTTCGGCCATATTGCTACCATGGTTAATTCCAGATAGCACAAGAGTGGGCGGATGATCTTTTAAAATATGCTTTTTAGCAATCATTACACAATCTGTGGGTGTTCCACTAATGGCAAACCGCCGCGGGGATATCTCTCGGATGCGTAGTGGGTCTCGCAAAGTTAAAGAGTGACTGGCACCGCTTTGATCGAGTTCGGGAGCGACGATCCACACATCATCTGAGAGTTCACGCGCAATCTTTTCTAGAGTCTTTAATCCGGGAGCATGAATACCATCATCATTGCTTAACAAAATACGCATAATTAAATTTGCCCTTCTTTTTCTATGACTTCTATGCCATGCATATAAGACTTTAGGGCATTTGGAATACGAATACTTCCATCGGGTTGTTGATAATTTTCCATGATGGCGACAAGGGTCCGACCTACGGCTAATCCTGAGCCATTAAGGGTGTGGACAAATTGTAAAGTTGGTTTCTGATCGGTAGTCGTTGCTTGAGGACGATATCGGCTATTCAGGCGGCGTGCCTGGAAATCGCTACAGCGAGAGCAGCTTGAAATCTCTCGATAAGTATTTTGACTGGGAAGCCAGACATTTAAGTCATAGGTTTTTTCGGCTTGAAAGCCTAAATCACCGGCGCAAAGTTCCACAACTTGATAAGGGAGTTCAAGGCGTTGCAGAATAGTTTCTGCAGCGGAAGTCATGCGTTCATGTTCGGCGACAGCCTGTTCAGGTGTGGTAATGCTTACCAATTCTACTTTGCCAAATTGATGCTGACGAATCATGCCACGAGTGTCTTTCCCGGCTGCGCCAGCTTCTGCGCGGAAACAAGGCGTATAGGCTGTAAAGCGCAAAGGTAGGGAATCTTCTGAGAGTGTTTCTTCCGCAACAAGGCTCGTCAAGGCGACTTCTGCGGTGGGGATGAGCCATAGACCATGGGTTGTCTCAAACATATCTTCGCGAGATTTGGGAAGTTGGCTAGTTCCGTAAACTGTTTTTTCAAGAACCATAAGGGGGGGATAGACTTCTCGATAGCCGAATTCGCTTGTGTGAATGTCTATCATAAAGGCGCTTAGGGCACGCTCTAACCGTGCCAAATGGCTATATAGGACAACAAATCGGGAACCAGAAATTTTTGTTGCTCGCTCAAAATCCATCAATCCCAACATTTCTCCAAGATCAAAATGAGATTTGGGGGTAAAGTCGAAGCTTGGTATGGTTCCAACGGTTCGAATAACTTTATTTTCAGATTCGTCTTTTCCGTCAGGCACGTCTTGTGCAGGTAAATTAGGGAGAGTTTCAAGGAGATTTCGGAGATTCTGTTCGTAGGATTCGACCTCTTTTTCCCATCGAGTGATTTCTGTTTTTAGGCGGTCTGATTCGGCAGATAATAGGGCTGTATCTTGCCCTTTACTTTTGGCTTCCCCAAACTTTTTGGCAAGAGTATTACGATTTGTTTGGCAAGTTTGAAGTTCTGTTAGGGCAGCGCGATGGTGCGTATCTAGATTCAAAATCTCTTCAGCAATAAGCGGCTTTCCTCGGCGTTGGAGGGCGTGGTCCAGTAATTCTGGCTGTGTGCGTATTAATTTTAGATCTAGCATACCTAATTATAACTCTTTATAAATTATCAGCAACCTTACGGATGCTTAAGCTCAACCCACTTTACCATGAGAATTGATAAACCATACAGGATAATGAGCGGGATGGCTAATCCTACCATGCTCAACATATCGGGGGGCGTGATGAGAGCAGCAACAATGAAAATTCCAACGACCGCAAAACGCCATTTGGTTATAAGGCCTTGCGAAGTCACCATACCCACATTTGCCAATAATGTCAATAAAACAGGCAATTCAAAGCTAATACCAAAGGCAAAAATAAGACGCATAACAAATGATAGGTATTCATTGACTTTCGCTTCGAGTTCAATGGGAAGTTGACCCGTAGATCCTGGTGTCTCAAAACTTAAGAAAAAAGTGTATGCAGCCGGAAAAATGACATAATAAGCAAAAGCAGCACCAATCAAGAAAAGCAAAGGAGTTGCTAAAAGTAAGGGGACGAAGACTTTACGCTCTTTGCGATAGAGGCCGGGCGCAATAAACATCCAAACTTGTGAAGCGACCACAGGGAATGACAAAAATGCAGCCGAAAATGCGGCTACTTTGATATAGGTAAGAAAGGCTTCTGTCAGGCCTGTATAGATCAATCGACGATGGCCTTTTTCCTGTAATAAAGTTGCAAGCGGTTGGACGAGAAATTGAAAAATTTGCTCGGAGTATGCATAACAAAAAGCAAAAGCGACGAAAAACCCTATAGAAGCGTAAATTAGTCGTTGCCGCAATTCTAAAAGGTGTTCAATGAGGGGCTGGGGATTATCAGAAATGACGTCTTGATTCATGACTTTTTATTCTCAAGAGAAGCTGAATCTTTTTCTTTCGGATCATTATTTTGAACGATTGGTTGCGAAGTCATGGGGGTGGGGGCATCATCATGATGGATATGCAGTTCCAGTTGATCAGAGAGACTTTTTCCAAAAGCTCGAGCTTTACCAATCCAGCGACCAATATTTCTTAAAACAGCTGGTAGCTCTTTCGGCCCAATTAAAATTAGGGCAATTAAGGCAATAAATAAAAATTCAGACCATGCAATATCAATCATGTTTTATCACATTTATGCACTATGGTCTTTATCACGGAAACTGTTTGTGTGTGAATCGATGATATCCGTCTCCTCACCATCTTTCATTCCATTTTTAAACGCTTTGACACCCTTAGCAATATCCCCCATCACTCGGGGTAGTTTGCCCGCTCCAAATATAACCAAAACTATTCCGAATAACAAAGCCATATGCCCCAAACTCATTCCCATGGAATTCTCCTTAAACTCAAGTTATTGGATTTTTATCTATTAAGTATACACTGTCTTCATTATTTAAAGAATAAATGCCAAAATTTCAACTACTAAAGACTATTAGCGGCAAAGAGAGACAATTTTTCACCCTTAAAATTGTGGATATAATAATCGTTTTATGTCTTTGTTTGCTCTTTTATCTTGATTGTTGGCCTTTATTTGAGCCGCTTTAATCTCACGTACAATGCCCCGTTCCCTCCATCTTGTGTTGTGGCCGTTGTATAGGCGGATATAACAGTGTGCAAAACTGGGTCTTCAAGCCATTGGGGGACTTGATCTCGTAAAGTCTTTTTAAGAAGGGGGAGACCTGACTCATCGTGCTCTTGATTTTGTCGACCTTTGCCAGTGATAACCAAAACCCAAAGATCGCGTCTTTTCTGGCAAGCTATCAAAAATTTAGCTAATTTCAGGCGGGCTTGCTCAAGGGTGAGTCCATGAAGGTCAATACGAGCATCAATCTTGACGTTTCGGACGCGTTGGATGCGATGGGAAAGGGGAGATAAATGTTCTCGATGTGTACGCGAGGTTTGCGAAAATGCTAAGGGTTCTGGTTTTTTACGAAGAGGGAGGTAAGGGGTGACGGGAGCAGGAGCTTTACGTTTTTTATTTTTGGGTAAGGGATGAATCTTTTGGGAAATTCGATCCCATAAGGATTTTTCCTCTTCTGTAAGATCTCTCTTTTTTCGACTCATCGTTATTATGCCTTCATTTGGGCAACAACAAATAGTATTCTCCGTGAGATTTCATACGGCCAGCACAATCATCTGCAGTGGGGCCAGATCCCCAAAATAAATCTCCTCGAATGCTTCCTTTGATGGCCCCACCGGTATCTTGAGCAACTACGAGGGATTGAATGCGAGGTGTTCCTGAGTTGGGATGGTCGATGTTAATCCACAAAGGAGTACCAAGAGAAATATGTTCTTTGTCAATCGCCAGACTTCGCAAAGGTGTCAGAGGAACACCATGGCTGCCAATAGGACCTTCCCCATGGCGTATCTTGAAGAATACATAAGATTTATTGAGCGACATAATTGATTCCGCTTGGCGAGGATGTTGGCGCAACCATTTACGAATCGATTGACGTGAAACATCCCCAGGGGAAAGAACTCCTTTTTGAATGAGGGCCTTTCCGATAACATAATAGGCACACCCATTTTGACCTGCATATCCCAGGCGCATAAGGCTACCATCTTCAAGGCGGACGCGTCCAGAGCCTTGTATTTGAAGAAAGAAGGCATCAATGGGGTCATCCACCCATACCAATTCTAATCCTTTGCCTTTAAGGGCGCCGGCGACAATTCGGCTGCGGGGAACACCCTTATAGCGCACTTTAGAGCCCGGAAGACGATAAAGGGGGGTTTGATAGCGCCCATGACGATGCTTTGAACCTCGCAGTTCGGGTTCGTCATATCCTGTAAATAATCCTGTTGTTCCTTCGGCAGATGAGGCTTGGTAGGGCTTAAGATAATGTTGAATGACACGGCGAATTTCGGCCTCCGTTTGAGGAGTTTTTGTTACAATCTGTGTACAAAAATGACGCCAGTCGCCGACTTGCCCGCCGCCACACCGGCGTGTAGCCATTGGTTTTGATGGGTCTTTCTTTAATAGTGTTTCACAAGATCGCTTGAGCGCCGGCACAGCTTTTAAGATTTTATCTTTGTCCCAGCCGGGCAAGTCTTTATAAGATACGGGTATTAATTCGAGAGGAGACGAGACAGCAGTGGGTTGTGTTTGGCATCCCCCTAAAAGAATGGAAAGGGCAAAAAGAAAACTTGAGCACAAGCTTCGCACTTGAGCCATGTCCTAATTACCTTCTATTCGTGTGGCAACCAAAACCCAATTAGGATTTTCTGACCCAATAGGTCGGCTGAAGGTCCAAATATCATTCATATTTAAGCTTAAGTGGGCAGGATTATCCAAAATTTTGCCTTCGGCATCTTTTGTGACGGTAACTTGTTCACTGACAAATTTGAGCGTAATTTGCTGTTGTTTTCCTTTGATTTCAATATTCAATACCTCAGGATCTTTCATGCCAACAATTTTTGTTTCAACGGTATGTTCTGCTTCTTCTCTATCTTTTAAAGCACTTGAGAAAGATTTAAAAACCGCTGGACTGAGAAGGGGCTTTAATGTTGTCCTATCTCCCTTGGCAAAGGCTTCCACAATCATCTCAAATGCTGTAACAGCTCCATTTAAAAAGGACTCTAGGTCAAAAGAAGGATCTACAGTTCGAATTTTCTTTAATTCGTCGTCGTTGACCATATTTTGCGCCGCCGACTCTATAGAATCTTCAAGAGGCGTTGATTTTTTTTGAGATCGTACCGGCAAAGCAATAATATTGCTGGGATCACTTCCCGCTTGAGGAGGCGGTGCCTCAAACCCTGTACGTTTACCTAATATGGACCAAAGGCGAAAAACCATATAGCCGGTTAAAAAAGCAAAAAAAAGTATTTCCATCATTCGTATTGCCATATCTCCCTTAAAGCTTTTGCTGCATTTTAGCAATTATATCCATCGTCAAGACTTTTGTAACTTCTTATATGCTATTCTAGTCTAGACGAGGTTGTCATCAAATTGCTACAACTTGAAGATAATACAATATTATGAAGGAGGAAACATAAATGTCTACTGAATCTCAAGGGGAAAATGCACCGGCAATGACTTTGCCCATTACTATTCACGCTCAATATATTAAAGATTTATCTTTTGAAAATCCGAGTCCAATCGCTTCTTTTACAAATGAAAATAATGCTCAACCGAATATATCAGTGGGCATCCAAGCAAAAGCGGATAATTTGGGCGGACGTAACTTTGAAGTTATCTTAGAAATTCGTATTGATGCTACAAGAGATAAGGCTCCTCTCTTCGTAACGGAATTAACGTATGCTGGAATCATTACTTTAGGAGATTCTGTGTCAGAAGATGCAGCAGGCCCCCTTTTGATGATTGATTCGCCACGGTTATTATTCCCTTTTGCCCGCAACATTTTAGCTGACGTAACCCGCGATGGAGGATTTCCACCCTTAATGTTGGCTCCGGTTGATTTTGCAGCTCTTTATGAGCAGCAAAAAACGCAAGCTGCTCAAGAAACAAAACCAGTAAAAAATGGCAAAGATGATTCAAAAAAATAGTTTTATTAGGAAAATTAAAAAAGAGGGGCAAACGCCCCTCTTTTTTATTTGCATTGATTGCTATTTTTTATTTTCAATTTTAATTTAT contains:
- the secB gene encoding protein-export chaperone SecB produces the protein MSTESQGENAPAMTLPITIHAQYIKDLSFENPSPIASFTNENNAQPNISVGIQAKADNLGGRNFEVILEIRIDATRDKAPLFVTELTYAGIITLGDSVSEDAAGPLLMIDSPRLLFPFARNILADVTRDGGFPPLMLAPVDFAALYEQQKTQAAQETKPVKNGKDDSKK
- the serS gene encoding serine--tRNA ligase, with the translated sequence MLDLKLIRTQPELLDHALQRRGKPLIAEEILNLDTHHRAALTELQTCQTNRNTLAKKFGEAKSKGQDTALLSAESDRLKTEITRWEKEVESYEQNLRNLLETLPNLPAQDVPDGKDESENKVIRTVGTIPSFDFTPKSHFDLGEMLGLMDFERATKISGSRFVVLYSHLARLERALSAFMIDIHTSEFGYREVYPPLMVLEKTVYGTSQLPKSREDMFETTHGLWLIPTAEVALTSLVAEETLSEDSLPLRFTAYTPCFRAEAGAAGKDTRGMIRQHQFGKVELVSITTPEQAVAEHERMTSAAETILQRLELPYQVVELCAGDLGFQAEKTYDLNVWLPSQNTYREISSCSRCSDFQARRLNSRYRPQATTTDQKPTLQFVHTLNGSGLAVGRTLVAIMENYQQPDGSIRIPNALKSYMHGIEVIEKEGQI
- a CDS encoding twin-arginine translocase TatA/TatE family subunit — protein: MGMSLGHMALLFGIVLVIFGAGKLPRVMGDIAKGVKAFKNGMKDGEETDIIDSHTNSFRDKDHSA
- a CDS encoding murein transglycosylase, whose product is MAQVRSLCSSFLFALSILLGGCQTQPTAVSSPLELIPVSYKDLPGWDKDKILKAVPALKRSCETLLKKDPSKPMATRRCGGGQVGDWRHFCTQIVTKTPQTEAEIRRVIQHYLKPYQASSAEGTTGLFTGYDEPELRGSKHRHGRYQTPLYRLPGSKVRYKGVPRSRIVAGALKGKGLELVWVDDPIDAFFLQIQGSGRVRLEDGSLMRLGYAGQNGCAYYVIGKALIQKGVLSPGDVSRQSIRKWLRQHPRQAESIMSLNKSYVFFKIRHGEGPIGSHGVPLTPLRSLAIDKEHISLGTPLWINIDHPNSGTPRIQSLVVAQDTGGAIKGSIRGDLFWGSGPTADDCAGRMKSHGEYYLLLPK
- the tatC gene encoding twin-arginine translocase subunit TatC; this encodes MNQDVISDNPQPLIEHLLELRQRLIYASIGFFVAFAFCYAYSEQIFQFLVQPLATLLQEKGHRRLIYTGLTEAFLTYIKVAAFSAAFLSFPVVASQVWMFIAPGLYRKERKVFVPLLLATPLLFLIGAAFAYYVIFPAAYTFFLSFETPGSTGQLPIELEAKVNEYLSFVMRLIFAFGISFELPVLLTLLANVGMVTSQGLITKWRFAVVGIFIVAALITPPDMLSMVGLAIPLIILYGLSILMVKWVELKHP
- a CDS encoding Tim44 domain-containing protein codes for the protein MAIRMMEILFFAFLTGYMVFRLWSILGKRTGFEAPPPQAGSDPSNIIALPVRSQKKSTPLEDSIESAAQNMVNDDELKKIRTVDPSFDLESFLNGAVTAFEMIVEAFAKGDRTTLKPLLSPAVFKSFSSALKDREEAEHTVETKIVGMKDPEVLNIEIKGKQQQITLKFVSEQVTVTKDAEGKILDNPAHLSLNMNDIWTFSRPIGSENPNWVLVATRIEGN